One region of Miscanthus floridulus cultivar M001 chromosome 19, ASM1932011v1, whole genome shotgun sequence genomic DNA includes:
- the LOC136527477 gene encoding E3 ubiquitin-protein ligase GW2-like isoform X2 has translation MGNQVGGRRRRRPAVDERYTRPQGLYPHPDIDFRKLRRLILEAKLAPCHPGADDARADLDECPICFLFYPSLNRSKCCAKGICTECFLQMKSPTSCRPTQCPYCKTLNYAVEYRGVKTKEEKGIEQLEEQRVIEAQIRMRQQELQDDAERMKNKLTTTLGDVVASVQVDSCNTDAASSPQGNNAISFEVQHSELILRNSEAFKQMRGSNFDVDFEEVMLMEAIWLSIQDQEALGNPGCVSSTPSSIPSRPFDGAMTSTPEAASSGGFACAVAALAEQQHMNGESSSTSACQTTKFDILSRSDRSFTEDLSAVGSSSSDFRVEEPSSSSTHRTIEGSEYSNSNGRWSEVAEAGTSIAESDVTVEAGVGNSSTSVGSNICSGSVPDSFEEQMMLAMALSLVDARARAGSPGLAWR, from the exons ATGGGGAACCAGGTcgggggccggcggcggcggcggccggcggtggacgagcgctaCACGCGCCCGCAGGGGCTGTACCCGCACCCGGACATCGACTTCAGGAAGCTCCGCCGCCTCATCCTCGAGGCCAAGCTCGCGCCCTGCCACCCGGGCGCCGACGACGCGCGCGCCGACCTCGACGAGTGCCCCATCTGCTTCCTG TTCTACCCCAGCCTCAACCGCTCCAAGTGCTGCGCCAAGGGGATTTGCACGG AGTGCTTCCTCCAGATGAAGTCGCCCACCTCGTGCAGGCCGACGCA GTGTCCTTATTGCAAGACGCTGAATTACGCGGTGGAGTACCGCGGCGTGAAGACCAAGGAGGAGAAGGGCATAGAGCAGCTT GAGGAGCAGAGGGTGATCGAGGCGCAGATCAGGATGCGCCAGCAGGAGCTACAGGACGATGCGGAGCGGATGAAGAACAAGCTGACTACTACTTTGGGTGACGTAGTAGCATCTGTGCAAGTTGATTCTTGCAATACTGATG CTGCAAGCAGTCCGCAAGGCAACAATGCTATCTCGTTCGAAGTGCAGCATTCGGAGTTGATATTGAGGAATTCTGAAGCCTTCAAACAGATGCG GGGCAGTAATTTTGATGTGGATTTTGAAGAAGTAATGCTTATGGAGGCAATTTGGCTCTCTATACAA GATCAGGAAGCTTTGGGAAATCCAGGATGCGTTAGCTCTACACCATCATCAATTCCTTCAAGGCCTTTTGATGGTGCTATGACATCGACACCTGAAGCAGCTTCTTCCGGTGGATTTGCTTGTGCAGTCGCAGCTTTAGCTGAGCAGCAGCATATGAATGGAGAGTCTTCTAGCACATCAGCTTGCCAAACAACAAAGTTTGACATCCTTAGCAGATCAGACAGATCCTTCACAGAGGATCTGAGTGCAGTTGGGAGCAGTTCTTCAGACTTCAGAGTTGAGGAACCATCAAGCAGCAGTACACACCGAACAATAGAGGGTTCAGAGTATTCTAATTCTAATGGACGGTGGTCTGAGGTGGCTGAGGCTGGAACCAGTATTGCTGAATCTGATGTTACAGTGGAGGCTGGTGTTGGCAATTCGTCCACTTCAGTTGGGTCCAACATTTGTTCTGGCAGTGTTCCTGATAGCTTCGAGGAGCAGATGATGCTGGCCATGGCTCTTTCGTTGGTCGATGCCCGTGCTAGAGCAGGTTCTCCAGGGTTAGCATGGCGGTAG
- the LOC136527477 gene encoding E3 ubiquitin-protein ligase GW2-like isoform X1, giving the protein MGNQVGGRRRRRPAVDERYTRPQGLYPHPDIDFRKLRRLILEAKLAPCHPGADDARADLDECPICFLFYPSLNRSKCCAKGICTECFLQMKSPTSCRPTQCPYCKTLNYAVEYRGVKTKEEKGIEQLEEQRVIEAQIRMRQQELQDDAERMKNKLTTTLGDVVASVQVDSCNTDGTSTLAASSPQGNNAISFEVQHSELILRNSEAFKQMRGSNFDVDFEEVMLMEAIWLSIQDQEALGNPGCVSSTPSSIPSRPFDGAMTSTPEAASSGGFACAVAALAEQQHMNGESSSTSACQTTKFDILSRSDRSFTEDLSAVGSSSSDFRVEEPSSSSTHRTIEGSEYSNSNGRWSEVAEAGTSIAESDVTVEAGVGNSSTSVGSNICSGSVPDSFEEQMMLAMALSLVDARARAGSPGLAWR; this is encoded by the exons ATGGGGAACCAGGTcgggggccggcggcggcggcggccggcggtggacgagcgctaCACGCGCCCGCAGGGGCTGTACCCGCACCCGGACATCGACTTCAGGAAGCTCCGCCGCCTCATCCTCGAGGCCAAGCTCGCGCCCTGCCACCCGGGCGCCGACGACGCGCGCGCCGACCTCGACGAGTGCCCCATCTGCTTCCTG TTCTACCCCAGCCTCAACCGCTCCAAGTGCTGCGCCAAGGGGATTTGCACGG AGTGCTTCCTCCAGATGAAGTCGCCCACCTCGTGCAGGCCGACGCA GTGTCCTTATTGCAAGACGCTGAATTACGCGGTGGAGTACCGCGGCGTGAAGACCAAGGAGGAGAAGGGCATAGAGCAGCTT GAGGAGCAGAGGGTGATCGAGGCGCAGATCAGGATGCGCCAGCAGGAGCTACAGGACGATGCGGAGCGGATGAAGAACAAGCTGACTACTACTTTGGGTGACGTAGTAGCATCTGTGCAAGTTGATTCTTGCAATACTGATGGTACATCGACACTAG CTGCAAGCAGTCCGCAAGGCAACAATGCTATCTCGTTCGAAGTGCAGCATTCGGAGTTGATATTGAGGAATTCTGAAGCCTTCAAACAGATGCG GGGCAGTAATTTTGATGTGGATTTTGAAGAAGTAATGCTTATGGAGGCAATTTGGCTCTCTATACAA GATCAGGAAGCTTTGGGAAATCCAGGATGCGTTAGCTCTACACCATCATCAATTCCTTCAAGGCCTTTTGATGGTGCTATGACATCGACACCTGAAGCAGCTTCTTCCGGTGGATTTGCTTGTGCAGTCGCAGCTTTAGCTGAGCAGCAGCATATGAATGGAGAGTCTTCTAGCACATCAGCTTGCCAAACAACAAAGTTTGACATCCTTAGCAGATCAGACAGATCCTTCACAGAGGATCTGAGTGCAGTTGGGAGCAGTTCTTCAGACTTCAGAGTTGAGGAACCATCAAGCAGCAGTACACACCGAACAATAGAGGGTTCAGAGTATTCTAATTCTAATGGACGGTGGTCTGAGGTGGCTGAGGCTGGAACCAGTATTGCTGAATCTGATGTTACAGTGGAGGCTGGTGTTGGCAATTCGTCCACTTCAGTTGGGTCCAACATTTGTTCTGGCAGTGTTCCTGATAGCTTCGAGGAGCAGATGATGCTGGCCATGGCTCTTTCGTTGGTCGATGCCCGTGCTAGAGCAGGTTCTCCAGGGTTAGCATGGCGGTAG